From one Eucalyptus grandis isolate ANBG69807.140 chromosome 9, ASM1654582v1, whole genome shotgun sequence genomic stretch:
- the LOC108955241 gene encoding snakin-2-like, with translation MAFGKSWIASLILLSLFLLHVVEAQEMMDKTGAPTPSLQPIDCGAACAARCKLSSRPNLCKRACGSCCAKCKCVPLGTAGNRETCPCYANLTTRDLIPKCP, from the exons ATGGCCTTCGGGAAGTCTTGGATCGCCTCGCTGATTCTGCTCTCGCTTTTTCTCCTCCATGTTGTAGAAGCTCAGGAGATG ATGGATAAAACTGGTGCACCCACTCCTTCACTCCAGCCCATAGATTGTGGAGCAGCTTGTGCAGCGAGGTGCAAGCTCTCGTCGAGGCCGAACCTGTGTAAGCGAGCGTGTGGGAGTTGCTGCGCCAAGTGCAAGTGCGTGCCCCTCGGCACGGCCGGGAACCGAGAAACCTGTCCTTGCTACGCGAATCTCACCACCCGCGACCTCATTCCCAAAtgcccttga
- the LOC104419658 gene encoding LOW QUALITY PROTEIN: snakin-2 (The sequence of the model RefSeq protein was modified relative to this genomic sequence to represent the inferred CDS: inserted 1 base in 1 codon): MAFRKSCVASLILLLLLLLHVVEAQKTMDKTGEPAPSXQPIDCGAACEARCKLSSRPNLCKRACGSCCAKCNCVPPGTAGNRETCPCYANLTTRDLIPKCP, encoded by the exons ATGGCCTTCAGAAAGTCTTGCGTTGCCTCGCTGATTCTGCTCTTGCTTTTGCTCCTCCATGTTGTAGAAGCTCAGAAGACG ATGGATAAAACTGGAGAGCCCGCTCCTT TCCAGCCCATAGATTGTGGAGCAGCTTGCGAAGCGAGGTGCAAGTTGTCGTCGAGGCCGAACCTGTGCAAGAGAGCGTGCGGGAGTTGCTGCGCCAAGTGCAACTGCGTGCCCCCCGGCACGGCTGGGAACCGAGAAACCTGTCCTTGCTACGCGAATCTCACCACCCGCGACCTCATTCCCAAAtgcccttga
- the LOC104419660 gene encoding snakin-2, which produces MAFRKSCIASLILLSLLLLHVVEAQEMMDKTGEPAPSLQPIDCGAACEARCKLSSRPNLCKRACGSCCAKCNCVPPGTAGNREACPCYANLTTRDLIPKCP; this is translated from the exons ATGGCCTTCAGGAAGTCTTGCATCGCCTCGCTGATTCTGCTCTCGCTTTTGCTCCTCCATGTTGTAGAAGCTCAGGAGATG ATGGATAAAACTGGAGAGCCCGCTCCTTCCCTCCAGCCCATAGATTGTGGAGCAGCTTGCGAAGCGAGGTGCAAGTTGTCGTCGAGGCCGAACCTGTGCAAGAGAGCGTGCGGGAGTTGCTGCGCCAAGTGCAACTGCGTGCCCCCCGGCACGGCTGGGAACCGAGAAGCCTGTCCTTGCTACGCGAATCTCACCACCCGCGACCTCATTCCCAAAtgcccttga
- the LOC104419661 gene encoding helicase SWR1 isoform X2, protein METPSSNRRVTRSQTATSNGKNLPMRKLEDSDLRQRTNEKQQQQDRSALIDITNDSPIVGVAAGNSLRTPSSLIANKRSNRAKSTPGSGEALLRGQVKILLQKVEEEAVLSRASMENRPLVRLQGLVNNSPVGLLAPTPANTPQVLSLSDDGSMNSGSVSSIALINVEEQLISQVVSDIFDGKEQESLESQKSIITRSLLSDFYEKSELSDSSECTSVLTCLGGPEGESGSKEKSSTATDDDSASVWSIQVNASAHGEDEDDEDALIEEEGGEEEEEEAEEDEYEEEDGSLVDELCQGMSKMWVNGEKMPEFAGSHTRFVYNSDDEIVGEEEEGSGCKGDVSPGIVRLKGLPTPRGKHMRFAEEENAD, encoded by the exons ATGGAGACCCCTTCGTCGAACAGGAGAGTCACGAGGTCTCAAACCGCCACCAGCAACGGCAAGAACCTTCCAATGa GGAAGTTGGAAGATTCTGATTTGAGGCAGAGGACCAAtgagaagcagcagcagcaagatCGGTCCGCGCTCATCGACATAACCAACGATTCTCCCATCGTCGGGGTCGCGGCCGGGAACAGCTTGCGGACCCCGTCCTCGTTGATTGCGAATAAGAGGAGCAACAGAGCCAAGAGCACCCCTGGCTCTGGGGAGGCGCTGTTGAGGGGTCAGGTCAAGATCCTACTGCAGAAAGTAGAGGAGGAGGCCGTGCTTTCGAGGGCTTCTATGGAAAACAGGCCATTGGTTCGCCTTCAAGGGTTGGTTAACAACTCCCCAGTGGGGCTTCTTGCGCCAACTCCGGCGAACACGCCGCAGGTGCTGAGTCTATCAGATGATGGAAGCATGAACAGTGGCTCGGTGTCCTCAATTGCTTTGATCAATGTTGAAGAGCAGCTAATTTCTCAG GTGGTAAGTGAcatctttgatggaaaggagcAAGAGAGTCTTGAGTCGCAAAAGAGCATCATAACTCGGTCTCTGCTGTCGGATTTCTATGAGAAATCCGAACTTTCTGACTCGTCTGAATGCACGTCTGTGCTCACCTGCCTAGGAGGACCAGAAGGAGAGAGTGGATCCAAAGAGAAGTCATCGACCGCAACAGACGATGACAGTGCCTCTGTTTGGTCCATTCAGGTCAATGCAAGCGCCCATggcgaagatgaagatgatgaggatgcactcatcgaagaagaaggaggcgaggaggaggaggaggaggcggaggaagACGAATACGAAGAAGAGGATGGATCTCTCGTGGATGAACTGTGTCAAGGAATGAGCAAAATGTGGGTGAACGGCGAGAAGATGCCGGAATTCGCAGGAAGCCACACCAGGTTTGTCTACAACAGCGATGATGAAATTgtcggagaagaagaggagggaagCGGCTGCAAGGGCGATGTCTCGCCGGGCATCGTGCGGTTGAAGGGACTGCCGACACCAAGAGGAAAGCACATGCGTTTTGCCGaggaagaaaatgcagattga
- the LOC104419661 gene encoding ESF1 homolog isoform X1: protein METPSSNRRVTRSQTATSNGKNLPMRKLEDSDLRQRTNEKQQQQDRSALIDITNDSPIVGVAAGNSLRTPSSLIANKRSNRAKSTPGSGEALLRGQVKILLQKVEEEAVLSRASMENRPLVRLQGLVNNSPVGLLAPTPANTPQVLSLSDDGSMNSGSVSSIALINVEEQLISQQVVSDIFDGKEQESLESQKSIITRSLLSDFYEKSELSDSSECTSVLTCLGGPEGESGSKEKSSTATDDDSASVWSIQVNASAHGEDEDDEDALIEEEGGEEEEEEAEEDEYEEEDGSLVDELCQGMSKMWVNGEKMPEFAGSHTRFVYNSDDEIVGEEEEGSGCKGDVSPGIVRLKGLPTPRGKHMRFAEEENAD from the exons ATGGAGACCCCTTCGTCGAACAGGAGAGTCACGAGGTCTCAAACCGCCACCAGCAACGGCAAGAACCTTCCAATGa GGAAGTTGGAAGATTCTGATTTGAGGCAGAGGACCAAtgagaagcagcagcagcaagatCGGTCCGCGCTCATCGACATAACCAACGATTCTCCCATCGTCGGGGTCGCGGCCGGGAACAGCTTGCGGACCCCGTCCTCGTTGATTGCGAATAAGAGGAGCAACAGAGCCAAGAGCACCCCTGGCTCTGGGGAGGCGCTGTTGAGGGGTCAGGTCAAGATCCTACTGCAGAAAGTAGAGGAGGAGGCCGTGCTTTCGAGGGCTTCTATGGAAAACAGGCCATTGGTTCGCCTTCAAGGGTTGGTTAACAACTCCCCAGTGGGGCTTCTTGCGCCAACTCCGGCGAACACGCCGCAGGTGCTGAGTCTATCAGATGATGGAAGCATGAACAGTGGCTCGGTGTCCTCAATTGCTTTGATCAATGTTGAAGAGCAGCTAATTTCTCAG CAGGTGGTAAGTGAcatctttgatggaaaggagcAAGAGAGTCTTGAGTCGCAAAAGAGCATCATAACTCGGTCTCTGCTGTCGGATTTCTATGAGAAATCCGAACTTTCTGACTCGTCTGAATGCACGTCTGTGCTCACCTGCCTAGGAGGACCAGAAGGAGAGAGTGGATCCAAAGAGAAGTCATCGACCGCAACAGACGATGACAGTGCCTCTGTTTGGTCCATTCAGGTCAATGCAAGCGCCCATggcgaagatgaagatgatgaggatgcactcatcgaagaagaaggaggcgaggaggaggaggaggaggcggaggaagACGAATACGAAGAAGAGGATGGATCTCTCGTGGATGAACTGTGTCAAGGAATGAGCAAAATGTGGGTGAACGGCGAGAAGATGCCGGAATTCGCAGGAAGCCACACCAGGTTTGTCTACAACAGCGATGATGAAATTgtcggagaagaagaggagggaagCGGCTGCAAGGGCGATGTCTCGCCGGGCATCGTGCGGTTGAAGGGACTGCCGACACCAAGAGGAAAGCACATGCGTTTTGCCGaggaagaaaatgcagattga